The following proteins are encoded in a genomic region of Aliiroseovarius sp. F47248L:
- a CDS encoding DUF934 domain-containing protein, giving the protein MSVIVTDAGFAHDDWSHGFATPEDRAANDTRGLHLASETDPATLAQLMAGVDMIRIDFPSFADGRGFTLGRQLRLLGYTGRLRAHGHVISDQYAMARRSGFDEVEISEDLSLRQPEADWLSRADWQAYDYRSRLTG; this is encoded by the coding sequence ATGAGCGTTATCGTAACAGACGCGGGCTTTGCCCATGATGACTGGTCCCACGGTTTCGCCACGCCCGAAGACCGCGCCGCAAATGACACGCGTGGGCTGCATCTGGCGTCTGAAACCGACCCCGCGACGCTGGCGCAGTTGATGGCTGGCGTCGACATGATCCGCATCGACTTTCCGTCTTTCGCGGATGGGCGTGGCTTCACGCTGGGTCGCCAGTTGCGCCTGTTGGGATACACGGGTCGCTTGCGGGCGCATGGGCATGTGATCTCGGACCAATACGCCATGGCGCGGCGGTCCGGCTTTGACGAGGTCGAGATCAGCGAAGACCTGTCCCTGCGCCAACCCGAAGCGGACTGGCTATCGCGCGCGGACTGGCAAGCCTATGACTATCGGTCGCGGCTGACTGGCTAG
- a CDS encoding phosphoadenylyl-sulfate reductase, whose protein sequence is MPLEAPLPAPAERVETLNARYKHHSATSVIERALTDSTIGALAMVSSFGAESVVLLHMVSRIDRTVPVIFLDTQMLFQETLEYQVEVSEKLGLTDVRVIHPDANELFKRDPDNILHLADTDACCDLRKVEPLENALTGVDGWITGRKRFQGGKRVDLQFFEAEDNRLKVNPLAHWASEDVRDYMINNRLPRHPLVGRGFPSIGCAPCTSPVKPGEDPRAGRWRGAEKTECGIHFVDGKMQRIGAGA, encoded by the coding sequence ATGCCGCTTGAAGCCCCCCTTCCCGCCCCCGCTGAACGGGTCGAAACGCTGAATGCGCGCTACAAGCACCATTCGGCCACCTCAGTCATTGAACGCGCCCTGACGGACAGCACGATCGGCGCGCTGGCGATGGTGTCGAGCTTCGGCGCGGAAAGCGTCGTGCTGTTGCACATGGTGTCGCGCATTGATCGGACAGTTCCTGTTATCTTTCTGGACACGCAGATGCTGTTTCAGGAAACGCTGGAGTATCAGGTCGAGGTCTCGGAAAAGCTGGGCCTGACCGATGTGCGGGTCATCCACCCGGACGCAAACGAGCTGTTCAAACGCGACCCGGACAACATCCTGCATCTGGCCGACACTGATGCCTGCTGTGACCTGCGCAAGGTCGAGCCACTGGAAAACGCCCTGACAGGCGTTGACGGCTGGATTACCGGGCGCAAGCGATTTCAGGGCGGCAAACGCGTCGATCTTCAGTTCTTCGAGGCCGAAGACAACCGCCTGAAGGTCAACCCGCTGGCCCACTGGGCGTCCGAGGACGTGCGCGACTATATGATCAACAACCGCCTGCCGCGCCACCCGCTGGTCGGGCGCGGCTTCCCTTCAATCGGCTGTGCGCCGTGCACCTCGCCGGTGAAACCGGGGGAAGACCCGCGCGCCGGGCGTTGGCGTGGGGCGGAAAAGACAGAATGCGGCATCCATTTCGTGGATGGCAAAATGCAACGAATAGGAGCAGGCGCATGA
- a CDS encoding nitrite/sulfite reductase — protein sequence MYDYNNFDEGFVRNRVGQFRAQVARRISGALTEDEFKPLRLMNGVYLQLHAYMLRVAIPYGSLNPNQLRQLAMISERWDKGYGHWTTRQNIQYNWPRLADIPDMLDALADVGMHAIQTSGNTIRNVTADHFAGAAADEVEDPRPTAELLRQWSTDHPEFQFLPRKFKLAVTGSKADRAVTKAHDIGIRIVKNDAGEVGYQIIVGGGLGRTPVVGQVLKDFLPRADLLPYVEAIVSVYNSLGRRDNKYKARIKITTMENGIDKINELVETRFAQLRPLFSGVDQEHFNDIAANFKAPEFKSAPLDTYHTARDTDPIFRSWVDTNIAEHRAEGYGIVTISMKAHGATPGDASADQMRVIADLAEHYAHGDIRISHEQNVILPHVHRADLPAIFATLRAHGLATANAGLISDIIACPGMDYCALATARSIPVAQEIAERFDELKIEHDIGHLQIKISGCINACGHHHLGHIGILGLDRAGVENYQITLGGDAGPDTVIGKRAGPGFAYDQIVPAIERLVLAYLDLRDDDSETFIDAFRRLGEAPFKAALYPEEAKTNAA from the coding sequence ATGTATGATTACAACAATTTTGACGAAGGCTTTGTTCGCAACCGCGTGGGCCAGTTTCGTGCGCAGGTCGCGCGCCGCATCTCGGGCGCACTGACCGAGGATGAATTCAAACCGCTGCGCCTTATGAACGGCGTCTATCTGCAACTGCACGCTTATATGCTGCGGGTCGCGATCCCCTATGGCTCACTCAACCCCAATCAGTTGCGCCAGCTTGCGATGATTTCCGAACGTTGGGACAAGGGCTATGGCCATTGGACCACGCGTCAGAATATCCAATACAACTGGCCGCGTCTGGCCGACATTCCCGATATGCTCGATGCGTTGGCCGACGTGGGGATGCACGCCATCCAGACCTCGGGCAACACCATCCGAAACGTGACCGCCGACCATTTCGCAGGTGCCGCGGCCGATGAGGTTGAAGATCCCCGCCCCACCGCCGAACTTTTGCGCCAGTGGTCCACGGACCATCCGGAATTCCAGTTCCTGCCGCGCAAGTTCAAGCTGGCCGTGACCGGATCAAAAGCCGACCGCGCCGTGACCAAGGCGCATGATATCGGCATCCGCATCGTGAAGAACGACGCGGGCGAGGTTGGCTATCAGATCATCGTCGGTGGCGGCCTTGGCCGCACGCCGGTCGTGGGTCAGGTGCTTAAAGACTTCCTGCCCCGCGCTGACTTGCTACCCTATGTCGAGGCAATCGTCAGCGTCTACAACTCGCTGGGCCGTCGCGACAACAAATACAAGGCGCGCATCAAGATCACCACGATGGAAAACGGGATCGACAAGATCAACGAGCTGGTCGAGACGCGGTTCGCGCAATTGCGCCCGCTGTTCTCGGGTGTGGACCAAGAACATTTCAACGATATTGCTGCAAACTTCAAAGCCCCCGAGTTCAAGTCGGCTCCGTTGGACACCTATCACACCGCCCGCGACACCGACCCGATCTTCCGGTCGTGGGTCGACACCAACATCGCAGAGCACCGTGCCGAAGGCTACGGCATCGTCACGATCTCGATGAAAGCGCATGGGGCGACACCGGGGGATGCCTCTGCCGACCAGATGCGCGTGATTGCCGATTTGGCCGAGCACTACGCCCATGGCGATATTCGCATCAGCCACGAACAGAACGTGATCCTGCCCCATGTCCACCGCGCAGACCTGCCCGCGATCTTTGCGACCCTGCGCGCACATGGGCTTGCGACGGCGAATGCCGGTCTGATTTCGGACATCATCGCCTGCCCTGGGATGGATTATTGCGCGTTGGCCACGGCACGCTCGATCCCGGTCGCGCAGGAGATTGCCGAACGTTTTGACGAGTTGAAGATCGAACACGATATCGGCCACCTGCAAATCAAGATCTCGGGCTGCATCAACGCCTGCGGGCATCACCATCTGGGTCATATCGGCATTCTTGGGCTGGATCGCGCGGGCGTCGAGAACTACCAGATCACCCTTGGCGGTGACGCTGGCCCCGATACGGTGATCGGCAAACGCGCCGGGCCGGGCTTCGCCTATGACCAGATCGTGCCAGCCATCGAACGCCTTGTGCTGGCCTATCTGGACCTGCGCGACGACGACAGCGAGACCTTCATCGACGCCTTCCGTCGTCTGGGCGAAGCGCCCTTCAAGGCCGCGCTCTATCCTGAGGAGGCGAAGACCAATGCCGCTTGA
- a CDS encoding DUF2849 domain-containing protein — MPRPFTPKVVTANDLVEGDVIYLARNGAWVRDMCMAWLIEDEAEAATQLALAEIQPEIAVGAYLADAKAGPNGPVPTHFREAFRSKGPSNRFHGKQIAHAQPEAAAHV, encoded by the coding sequence ATGCCCCGCCCCTTCACCCCCAAAGTGGTTACCGCAAACGACCTTGTCGAAGGCGATGTGATATATCTGGCCCGCAATGGTGCCTGGGTGCGCGATATGTGTATGGCATGGCTGATCGAGGACGAGGCCGAGGCCGCCACCCAACTTGCGCTGGCCGAAATCCAACCCGAGATCGCCGTGGGCGCCTATCTGGCCGACGCCAAGGCTGGCCCCAATGGCCCCGTCCCCACCCACTTCCGCGAAGCGTTCCGCTCCAAAGGGCCCTCGAACCGCTTCCACGGCAAACAGATCGCCCATGCGCAGCCGGAGGCCGCCGCCCATGTATGA
- a CDS encoding Lrp/AsnC family transcriptional regulator: MSVRLDEIDRKILRELQGDASQSLDVIAKKVGSSKTPVWNRIRKMREGGVIGKNTMVMDAESLGFEACFFVLIRTSEHDADWQKDFLKALMARPEVMEAHRLAGEIDYILKVRVKNARAYDEFYQALISEVKIFNVTALLSMEEIKFSTELPI; this comes from the coding sequence ATGTCTGTTCGGCTGGACGAGATTGACCGAAAAATCCTGCGCGAGCTGCAAGGCGACGCCAGTCAGTCACTGGACGTGATTGCCAAGAAAGTCGGGTCATCCAAGACCCCGGTCTGGAACCGGATTCGCAAAATGCGCGAAGGCGGTGTGATTGGCAAAAACACAATGGTGATGGATGCCGAAAGCCTTGGATTCGAGGCGTGTTTCTTTGTCCTGATCCGCACCTCGGAACACGATGCCGATTGGCAAAAGGATTTCCTGAAGGCGCTCATGGCGCGGCCAGAAGTGATGGAAGCACACCGGCTGGCGGGCGAAATCGATTATATCCTGAAAGTCCGCGTGAAGAACGCCCGCGCCTATGACGAGTTCTATCAGGCGCTGATCTCCGAGGTGAAAATCTTCAACGTGACAGCCCTTTTGTCGATGGAAGAGATCAAGTTCTCGACCGAGCTTCCGATCTGA
- a CDS encoding cytochrome P450, giving the protein MLRLTHSPTDPDFIQNPYAFYDRARTGGDIFWWEDYDMPIAVSFRAVNALLRDRRFGREPVEPLTFPDHLAPFYAVEAHSMLELEAPRHTRLRKLVLRAFTSRRIAELGPEIDELSHQLIDAFPGGEFDLLPTFATRIPVIIICRLLGVPEDMADDLLRWSNAMVSMYQARRTRAVEDEAIAATEAFVAFMRDYVDQRRNDPRNDLITELIAAEAEGEKLSSDELISTCILLLNAGHEATVHAMAIAVKTLLEQKAPASALTPEACDATIEETMRFDPPLHMFTRYVYEDTVLYGEGFKRGDKIGLLLGGANRDPDVWDDPDIFDPTRPIKPNTSFGAGAHFCIGAPLARLELTRALPILFDRCPNLRLTAPPQFGNVYHFHGLEKLMVSA; this is encoded by the coding sequence ATGTTGCGCCTGACTCATTCCCCGACCGACCCTGATTTCATTCAGAACCCTTATGCGTTCTATGACCGCGCCCGCACGGGTGGCGATATCTTCTGGTGGGAGGATTATGACATGCCGATAGCGGTCAGCTTCCGGGCCGTGAACGCGCTGTTGCGTGACCGCAGGTTCGGGCGTGAACCCGTTGAGCCGCTTACATTTCCTGACCACCTCGCCCCCTTCTACGCGGTCGAGGCTCATTCTATGTTGGAACTTGAAGCCCCGCGCCACACGCGGCTTCGCAAACTGGTGCTGCGTGCCTTTACCAGCCGCCGCATTGCGGAACTGGGGCCAGAGATTGACGAGCTTTCCCACCAGCTGATCGACGCTTTTCCGGGCGGCGAATTCGACCTGCTGCCAACCTTCGCGACGCGCATTCCTGTGATCATCATCTGCCGCCTGCTGGGCGTGCCCGAAGACATGGCGGATGATCTGCTCAGATGGTCCAACGCCATGGTCTCGATGTATCAGGCGCGGCGCACCCGCGCGGTCGAGGACGAGGCGATCGCAGCAACCGAAGCCTTCGTCGCCTTCATGCGCGACTATGTGGATCAGCGCCGCAATGACCCGCGCAACGACCTGATCACTGAATTGATCGCCGCAGAAGCGGAAGGTGAGAAACTGTCCAGCGACGAGTTGATATCGACCTGTATCCTTCTGCTGAACGCGGGGCACGAGGCGACGGTGCACGCGATGGCGATTGCAGTAAAAACGCTGCTGGAGCAGAAGGCACCCGCATCAGCCCTTACCCCGGAGGCCTGCGATGCAACCATCGAGGAAACAATGCGCTTCGACCCGCCCCTGCACATGTTCACGCGATATGTTTATGAGGATACAGTGCTTTACGGCGAGGGCTTCAAACGCGGCGACAAGATCGGGCTGCTTTTGGGTGGGGCCAATCGCGACCCGGATGTTTGGGACGATCCGGACATCTTCGACCCAACACGCCCGATCAAGCCCAACACATCTTTCGGCGCAGGCGCGCATTTCTGCATTGGTGCTCCGCTGGCCCGGCTGGAACTGACTCGCGCCCTGCCAATCCTGTTTGACCGCTGCCCGAACCTGCGCCTGACCGCCCCGCCGCAATTCGGCAATGTTTATCACTTCCACGGGCTGGAAAAGCTGATGGTCAGTGCGTGA
- a CDS encoding ATP-binding protein — MFRYLRTKWVFPFLIGTLAISAGVWAVAWRAALSPLSEQAASELALASDQLTRHLFRYRELAVVLAEHPVLRDRLGGEVDSDGDADRLLQAMADMTGAYHLSLVGLDGKVLAASGEGEAQLNPHAPLIHRALTGALGVEARFQPVPERPTQRIFSFAAPMHGQQGQTEGTVIARTDLLDFEENWPSTAAALFFTLNRDRVFVANRLELVGAERPREGVLKSSASLWTGHEVWTLDAGPYLPDRALHLTRDLPVIGLSGEILLDTALAERTAALLAAIAAAICLGIGAMLLAVGERRRALNNQLRLKAAANARLEARVAERTKALSAANTDLLRENRERREAEAALKKAQADLVQAGKLSALGQMSAGISHELNQPLMAIRSFADNGMVFLRRGQADQADQNLNRISQQAGRMDRIIKNLRAFARQESEPITDVDLAKVVDQALEMLESRIQSERVRVEWRRPEGAPKVRGGEVRLQQVVMNLISNAMDAMAGRVHRKIEISLEPSTDRVTLSVRDTGPGLDEPDRIFDPFYTTKEVSPTEGMGLGLSISYGLVQSFGGAIRGRNHPDGGAIFTVELDRAGAQEAA, encoded by the coding sequence ATGTTTCGATACCTGCGCACGAAATGGGTCTTTCCCTTTCTCATTGGCACCCTTGCGATCAGTGCGGGTGTCTGGGCGGTGGCGTGGCGGGCTGCCTTGTCGCCGTTGTCCGAGCAAGCAGCGTCCGAACTTGCTCTGGCATCCGACCAATTGACGCGCCACCTGTTTCGCTATCGCGAACTGGCGGTGGTGCTGGCTGAACACCCGGTGCTGCGCGACCGTCTTGGCGGCGAAGTTGACAGTGATGGCGATGCGGACCGCCTTTTGCAGGCCATGGCAGATATGACGGGGGCGTATCACCTGTCGCTCGTCGGGCTTGATGGAAAGGTGCTCGCTGCGTCGGGCGAAGGCGAGGCGCAGCTCAACCCGCACGCGCCGTTGATTCACCGTGCGCTGACTGGTGCTTTGGGGGTCGAGGCGCGTTTCCAGCCGGTGCCGGAGCGCCCCACACAGCGCATATTTTCATTTGCTGCGCCCATGCATGGGCAACAGGGCCAGACTGAAGGCACGGTGATCGCGCGCACCGATCTGTTGGATTTCGAAGAAAACTGGCCATCGACCGCGGCGGCGTTGTTCTTCACTCTGAACAGAGATCGTGTGTTCGTCGCCAATCGGTTGGAACTTGTCGGTGCTGAACGCCCCCGCGAAGGCGTGCTGAAAAGCTCGGCCAGTCTGTGGACGGGACACGAGGTCTGGACGCTGGATGCAGGTCCTTATCTGCCTGACCGGGCGCTGCACCTGACACGCGATCTGCCGGTGATCGGTCTATCTGGCGAAATCTTGCTGGACACAGCCCTGGCCGAACGCACCGCGGCCTTATTGGCTGCGATTGCGGCTGCGATCTGCTTGGGGATCGGCGCGATGTTGCTGGCCGTTGGGGAACGGCGACGGGCGTTGAACAATCAATTGAGACTGAAAGCTGCCGCAAACGCACGCCTTGAGGCGCGCGTGGCCGAACGCACCAAAGCCTTGTCTGCGGCCAACACTGACCTGTTGCGCGAAAACCGTGAGAGGCGCGAGGCAGAAGCGGCCTTGAAAAAGGCACAGGCGGATCTGGTGCAGGCAGGCAAACTGTCGGCTCTTGGTCAGATGTCGGCGGGCATCAGTCACGAGTTAAACCAACCTCTTATGGCCATTCGGTCCTTTGCCGATAACGGTATGGTGTTTCTAAGACGTGGGCAGGCCGATCAGGCTGACCAGAACTTAAACCGGATTTCACAACAGGCGGGTCGGATGGACCGGATCATCAAAAATCTGCGTGCCTTTGCCCGGCAAGAAAGCGAACCAATCACTGATGTCGATCTGGCGAAGGTCGTGGATCAGGCACTTGAGATGCTTGAGTCTCGTATCCAATCAGAACGGGTGCGTGTGGAGTGGCGGCGACCGGAAGGCGCGCCCAAGGTGCGCGGTGGTGAAGTGCGGCTTCAGCAGGTGGTGATGAACCTGATCTCAAATGCGATGGATGCGATGGCTGGGCGGGTGCACAGAAAGATCGAGATTTCGCTGGAACCATCAACGGATCGTGTGACGCTGTCGGTACGCGATACCGGACCCGGCCTTGACGAACCCGACCGCATTTTCGACCCGTTTTACACCACCAAAGAGGTCAGCCCGACCGAGGGGATGGGGCTGGGTCTGTCGATCTCCTATGGTCTGGTGCAGAGCTTCGGCGGCGCGATCCGTGGGCGCAATCATCCCGATGGTGGGGCGATCTTTACCGTGGAACTTGACCGCGCCGGCGCGCAGGAGGCCGCATGA
- a CDS encoding sigma-54 dependent transcriptional regulator, which produces MTNTVLLVDDDAIVREALGQTLQLDGLTTILAGSYIEAKDHIEPGFDGVILSDIRMPGKDGFALLAQARAVDPELPVILLTGEGDIPTAVRGINEGAFDFLEKPCEPAALLAVVGRALRTRALVLENRALKARAESGDAAARLLIGESTLAEDLRNRVRAAARAQAEVLICGEPGSGTSKVAEVVHLLSGDATRPFIKLPASGLTSDALEAAFSRAEGGTLFLDEVAALEGSTQYLLLDLLDRASKTRVVAGTYRDLKAEVGAGRFNPDLFYKLDVLRIRIPALRERKDDIPVLFRHYVSIASEQAALTPPEIEHDVIAHLMAQEWTGNARALMNAAMRFAMGLGLADVEGGASDARPGLAEQLAQVERSLLIEALRRHSGGASAAARELQLPRKTFYDKLARHKIRPESYRP; this is translated from the coding sequence ATGACCAACACCGTTCTTCTGGTTGATGATGATGCGATAGTGCGCGAGGCGCTGGGCCAGACGCTTCAACTGGATGGCCTGACCACGATCCTTGCCGGCAGCTATATCGAGGCCAAGGACCACATTGAGCCTGGCTTTGATGGCGTGATCCTGTCCGACATACGGATGCCGGGAAAGGATGGGTTTGCCTTGCTGGCACAGGCACGGGCGGTTGACCCAGAATTGCCGGTGATCTTGCTGACAGGAGAAGGGGACATTCCCACTGCTGTGCGCGGGATAAATGAGGGCGCGTTCGACTTTCTGGAAAAACCCTGCGAACCCGCCGCACTGTTGGCGGTTGTCGGGCGGGCCTTACGCACCCGTGCGCTGGTGCTTGAAAACCGCGCGCTGAAAGCCCGGGCAGAATCAGGTGATGCGGCGGCCCGCTTGTTGATTGGCGAAAGCACATTGGCCGAAGACCTGCGCAACAGGGTGCGCGCGGCAGCCCGCGCTCAGGCCGAGGTTCTGATCTGCGGCGAGCCGGGGTCCGGGACGTCGAAAGTGGCCGAGGTCGTGCACCTTCTATCCGGCGATGCCACGCGACCGTTCATCAAGCTGCCCGCCTCGGGGCTTACGTCAGATGCGCTTGAAGCGGCATTTTCCCGCGCCGAAGGCGGCACGCTCTTTCTGGATGAGGTGGCTGCGCTTGAGGGCTCAACGCAATACCTGCTGCTGGACCTGTTGGACCGGGCGAGCAAGACGCGGGTAGTGGCAGGCACCTATCGCGATCTGAAGGCCGAGGTTGGTGCGGGCCGGTTCAACCCGGATCTGTTCTACAAGCTCGACGTGCTGCGGATCCGCATCCCGGCACTTCGTGAACGTAAAGACGATATCCCGGTCTTGTTTCGCCACTATGTGTCCATTGCCAGCGAACAGGCGGCACTGACCCCGCCCGAGATAGAGCATGATGTCATTGCGCATTTGATGGCGCAGGAGTGGACCGGCAACGCGCGAGCGCTAATGAACGCCGCCATGCGGTTCGCAATGGGGCTGGGATTGGCAGATGTTGAGGGTGGGGCGTCTGATGCCCGGCCCGGCCTGGCTGAGCAGTTGGCGCAAGTCGAAAGGTCGTTGCTGATTGAGGCCCTCAGACGGCATAGCGGAGGCGCCTCCGCAGCCGCGCGCGAACTACAACTGCCGCGAAAGACATTTTATGACAAGCTGGCTCGGCACAAGATTCGACCGGAATCCTATCGGCCATAA
- a CDS encoding TRAP transporter substrate-binding protein codes for MKFLTMAVSAIALTATVNTATAACDEGEIVIKFSHVTNSDKHPKGIAASLLSDRVNEEMNGKACMEVYPNSTLYNDDQVLEAMLQGDVQLAAPSLSKFEAFTKQFRIFDLPFMFKNMEAVDAFQMSETGQAMKESMARRGLLGLDFWHNGMKQFSANKPLIEPTDAAGLKFRVQPSDVLVAQMQALGASPQPMAFSEVYGALQQGVVDGQENTWSNIYGKKFFEVQDGTTETNHGVLDYLVVTNIDWWEGLDADVRDQLATIMHEVTATRNAAVGEVDAEARQAVLDAGGEIRELTDEQRQAWVDAMKPVWSQFEADVGAENISAAQEINMQLTH; via the coding sequence ATGAAATTCCTGACCATGGCCGTTTCGGCGATCGCGCTGACGGCAACTGTGAACACCGCAACCGCTGCATGTGACGAAGGCGAGATTGTCATCAAGTTCAGCCACGTCACCAACTCTGACAAACATCCCAAGGGCATCGCGGCTTCGCTGCTGTCCGATCGCGTAAATGAAGAAATGAACGGCAAGGCTTGCATGGAAGTCTATCCGAACTCGACCCTCTATAACGACGACCAGGTGCTTGAAGCGATGTTGCAAGGCGACGTTCAGCTGGCCGCGCCGTCGCTGTCGAAATTCGAAGCCTTCACCAAACAATTCCGTATCTTTGATCTGCCGTTCATGTTCAAGAACATGGAGGCGGTAGACGCCTTCCAAATGTCTGAAACTGGTCAGGCGATGAAGGAATCCATGGCACGTCGCGGCTTGTTAGGACTGGATTTCTGGCACAATGGTATGAAGCAATTCTCGGCTAACAAGCCGCTGATTGAGCCGACCGATGCTGCGGGCCTGAAATTCCGCGTGCAGCCGTCTGACGTGCTGGTGGCGCAGATGCAGGCCTTGGGTGCAAGCCCGCAGCCGATGGCATTCTCGGAAGTCTATGGCGCGCTGCAACAGGGCGTTGTCGATGGTCAAGAGAACACCTGGTCGAACATCTATGGTAAGAAGTTCTTCGAAGTGCAGGATGGCACGACGGAAACCAACCACGGCGTGTTGGATTATCTGGTCGTGACCAATATCGATTGGTGGGAAGGTCTGGACGCGGATGTTCGCGACCAACTGGCGACCATCATGCACGAGGTCACTGCAACGCGGAACGCCGCCGTAGGCGAGGTTGACGCCGAAGCCCGTCAGGCTGTTCTGGATGCGGGCGGTGAGATTCGCGAGCTGACAGACGAACAGCGGCAGGCATGGGTTGACGCGATGAAGCCAGTCTGGAGCCAGTTTGAAGCTGATGTCGGCGCCGAGAACATCTCAGCCGCTCAAGAAATCAACATGCAGTTGACACACTAA
- a CDS encoding TRAP transporter small permease, which produces MSTHSNNSNGFEETVIAIILGLMTMITFVNVVLRYVFNSSLIWGLEVTLILFAWLVLLGVSYGVKVTAHLGVDALTNLLPEGPRRVLALIAAAICIIYTFLLLKGAWDYWAPYAALDRTSGRWFPTGFEQTRDQAWYITDQVPMPDFLRFLEGWINQGETYDKLPRVIPYAVLPFGVALLLFRFIQATIRIWRGQQDSLIVSHEVEDDIEQLQDKPEEA; this is translated from the coding sequence ATGAGCACACATTCTAACAATTCAAACGGGTTCGAGGAGACGGTGATCGCCATCATCCTTGGCCTTATGACGATGATCACATTTGTGAATGTGGTCCTGCGATATGTATTCAACTCATCCCTGATATGGGGGCTTGAGGTAACACTTATTCTGTTTGCATGGCTGGTACTGCTTGGCGTCAGCTACGGCGTAAAAGTTACGGCCCATCTGGGCGTCGACGCGCTGACCAATCTGCTGCCCGAAGGGCCACGGCGCGTTCTGGCGCTGATCGCTGCCGCGATCTGTATCATATATACCTTCCTTCTGTTGAAAGGTGCTTGGGATTACTGGGCACCCTATGCCGCGCTCGATCGCACATCGGGCAGGTGGTTCCCTACCGGCTTCGAGCAAACCCGCGATCAGGCATGGTACATCACCGATCAGGTGCCGATGCCTGACTTCCTGCGCTTTCTGGAGGGCTGGATCAATCAAGGTGAGACCTATGACAAATTGCCCCGCGTGATCCCCTATGCCGTTCTGCCGTTTGGCGTTGCACTACTGCTGTTTCGGTTCATTCAGGCAACCATCCGGATCTGGCGCGGCCAGCAAGACAGCCTGATTGTCAGCCACGAAGTGGAAGACGATATCGAACAGCTGCAAGACAAGCCAGAGGAGGCATAA